The Tistrella mobilis genome window below encodes:
- a CDS encoding glutathione S-transferase, which produces MSMELYYWPGLPGRGEYVRLVLVAIDAPWRDMARLPERQGGGMDGLLRVLGDEREPFAPFACPVLKDGDLLIAQTPLICAYLGETYGLAPEDETSRLFARQIALTTADLVNEAHDVHHPLGSWDYYEDQKPEAARRAAGFRDQRIPKFLDWYEQVLTRNPAASGWLAGAGLSYADLGLFQTMLGLRYAFPDHMASLAGRWPGVEALVDRVAAWPRIAAYLASDRRLAFNQDGIFRHYPELDAPAASG; this is translated from the coding sequence ATGAGCATGGAACTCTACTACTGGCCGGGCCTGCCGGGGCGGGGCGAATATGTCCGCCTGGTGCTGGTCGCCATCGATGCCCCCTGGCGCGACATGGCCCGCCTGCCCGAACGCCAGGGCGGCGGCATGGACGGGCTGTTGCGTGTGCTGGGGGATGAGCGCGAGCCCTTCGCGCCCTTCGCCTGTCCGGTGCTGAAGGATGGCGATCTGCTGATCGCCCAGACGCCCCTGATCTGCGCCTATCTGGGCGAGACCTACGGGCTTGCGCCCGAGGACGAGACCTCGCGGCTCTTCGCCCGCCAGATCGCGCTCACCACCGCCGATCTGGTCAATGAAGCCCATGACGTGCACCACCCGCTCGGCTCCTGGGATTATTACGAGGACCAGAAGCCCGAGGCGGCGCGCCGGGCGGCGGGGTTCCGCGATCAGCGGATCCCCAAATTCCTGGACTGGTACGAGCAGGTGCTGACCCGCAACCCGGCCGCATCGGGCTGGCTGGCGGGTGCCGGGCTCTCCTATGCCGATCTGGGCCTGTTCCAGACCATGCTGGGCCTGCGCTACGCCTTCCCTGATCATATGGCAAGCCTCGCCGGGCGCTGGCCGGGGGTGGAGGCGCTGGTGGATCGCGTGGCGGCCTGGCCGCGGATCGCCGCCTATCTCGCCAGCGACCGCCGGCTTGCCTTCAACCAGGACGGCATCTTCCGCCATTATCCGGAACTCGATGCCCCGGCCGCTTCGGGCTGA
- the thiS gene encoding sulfur carrier protein ThiS encodes MRLMINGEAREVAGEPTVAELLGQLGLDARKIAVERNLEIVRRAEFEATRLAEGDRLEIVHFIGGGSGADAAAPAEDPFVVAGRSFTSRLLVGTGKYKDFEETARAIEASGAEIVTVAVRRVNVTDPSAPMLMDYVDPRRYVYLPNTAGCFTADDAVRTLRLAREAGGWNLVKLEVLGDHKTLYPDVTETLKAAEALIRDGFDVMVYTSDDPIVAKKLEDLGCCAIMPLAAPIGSGLGIQNPVNIRIIVEQAGVPVLVDAGVGTPSEAAAAMELGCDGVLMNSAIAGAKDPVMMARAMKAAVEAGRLGYLAGRMPRKFYADPSSPLAGLI; translated from the coding sequence ATGCGACTGATGATCAACGGTGAGGCCCGCGAGGTTGCAGGCGAGCCGACCGTGGCCGAGCTTCTGGGCCAGCTGGGGCTGGACGCGCGGAAGATCGCGGTCGAGCGCAATCTGGAGATCGTTCGCCGCGCCGAGTTCGAGGCCACGCGTCTCGCCGAGGGGGACCGGCTGGAGATCGTGCATTTCATCGGCGGCGGCAGCGGTGCCGATGCGGCGGCCCCGGCGGAAGATCCCTTCGTCGTCGCCGGCCGGAGCTTTACCTCGCGTCTGCTGGTCGGCACCGGCAAGTATAAGGATTTCGAGGAAACCGCCCGCGCGATCGAGGCCTCGGGTGCCGAGATCGTGACCGTGGCGGTCCGCCGGGTGAACGTCACCGACCCGTCGGCACCCATGCTGATGGATTACGTCGACCCCAGGCGCTACGTCTACCTGCCCAACACCGCCGGCTGCTTCACCGCCGACGATGCCGTGCGCACGCTGCGCCTGGCGCGCGAGGCCGGCGGCTGGAACCTGGTGAAGCTTGAAGTGCTGGGCGACCACAAGACGCTCTACCCCGATGTCACCGAAACCCTGAAGGCCGCCGAGGCCCTGATCCGCGACGGTTTCGACGTCATGGTCTACACCAGCGACGATCCGATCGTGGCGAAGAAGCTGGAAGATCTGGGCTGCTGCGCCATCATGCCGCTGGCGGCCCCGATCGGTTCTGGTCTCGGCATCCAGAACCCGGTCAACATCCGGATCATCGTCGAGCAGGCAGGCGTGCCGGTGCTGGTCGATGCCGGTGTCGGCACGCCCTCGGAAGCGGCGGCGGCCATGGAACTCGGCTGCGACGGCGTGCTCATGAACAGTGCGATCGCCGGGGCGAAGGATCCGGTGATGATGGCGCGCGCCATGAAGGCCGCGGTCGAGGCCGGGCGTCTCGGCTATCTGGCCGGGCGCATGCCGCGCAAATTCTATGCGGACCCGTCCTCACCGCTCGCCGGCCTGATCTGA
- the aroQ gene encoding type II 3-dehydroquinate dehydratase codes for MAPTILVLNGPNLNLLGTREPEVYGHTTLDDIRRLCEARAAALGLAVDFRQSNHEGVLVDWVQDARTSAAGIVINPAAYTHTSVALLDALTATALPVIEVHLSNIHRRETFRHHSYVSRTAVGVICGLGAAGYALAIEAMAGLIPGGQARAATKDQSHV; via the coding sequence ATGGCGCCGACCATCCTGGTCCTGAACGGACCGAACCTGAACCTGCTTGGCACCCGCGAGCCCGAGGTCTACGGGCATACGACGCTGGACGACATCCGGCGTCTGTGCGAAGCCCGTGCCGCTGCCCTGGGGCTGGCCGTCGATTTCCGCCAGTCGAACCACGAAGGCGTTCTCGTGGACTGGGTACAGGACGCCCGCACCTCTGCGGCAGGGATCGTGATCAATCCCGCCGCCTACACCCATACCTCGGTCGCCCTGCTCGACGCGCTCACCGCGACGGCACTGCCGGTGATCGAGGTGCATTTGTCGAATATCCATCGTCGCGAAACGTTCCGGCACCATTCCTATGTGTCCCGGACGGCGGTCGGCGTGATCTGCGGCCTGGGGGCTGCGGGTTATGCGCTGGCGATCGAGGCGATGGCCGGGCTGATCCCAGGGGGGCAGGCCCGCGCGGCCACGAAGGACCAATCGCATGTCTGA
- the accB gene encoding acetyl-CoA carboxylase biotin carboxyl carrier protein codes for MSDTKARAVDTGLIRELALLLDETGLTEIEVGAGEGRIRIARQAPAQMTAPQMLFQAPAAAAPAAAPAAAAPAAPAAADPAGHPGAVPSPMVGTVYLAPEPGAPAFVAEGQTVREGQTLLIIEAMKVMNHIRAPRSGTVSRLLVQNGQPVEFGEPLAIIE; via the coding sequence ATGTCTGACACCAAGGCTCGTGCCGTCGATACCGGCCTGATCCGCGAACTGGCGCTGCTGCTCGACGAGACCGGCCTGACCGAGATCGAGGTCGGCGCGGGCGAGGGTCGCATCCGCATCGCCCGCCAGGCACCGGCGCAGATGACGGCCCCGCAGATGCTGTTCCAGGCGCCCGCCGCCGCCGCACCCGCGGCGGCACCGGCCGCCGCGGCACCTGCGGCACCGGCCGCCGCCGACCCCGCAGGCCATCCGGGCGCCGTGCCCTCGCCGATGGTCGGCACCGTCTATCTGGCCCCGGAGCCGGGTGCGCCGGCCTTCGTCGCCGAAGGCCAGACCGTGCGCGAGGGCCAGACCCTGCTGATCATCGAAGCCATGAAGGTGATGAACCACATCCGCGCCCCGCGGAGCGGCACCGTCAGCCGGCTTCTGGTGCAGAACGGCCAGCCGGTCGAGTTCGGCGAGCCGCTTGCGATCATCGAGTGA
- the accC gene encoding acetyl-CoA carboxylase biotin carboxylase subunit encodes MFEKVLIANRGEIALRVHRACQEMGIRTVAVHSTADADAMHVRLADESVCIGPAPARNSYLNIPAIIAAAEITGAEAVHPGYGFLSENAQFAEIVEAHGLTFIGPTPEHIRLMGDKIEAKRAAKELGLPLVPGTDGPVTDEAEAMKIAREIGFPVLVKAAAGGGGRGMKVAESAEGLREALQTARAEAKAAFGSDAVYLEKYLANPRHIEIQILCDTFGTVVHLGERDCSLQRRHQKVLEEAPSPAIDAADRARMGEIVANAMRKLGYRGVGTVEFLYENGEFYFIEMNTRLQVEHPITEAITGIDLVREQIRVAAGQPLGFTQEDVRIQGHAIECRINAENSETFAPSPGLVDTYHAPGGLGVRVDSGLYQGYRIPPYYDSLIAKLVVHGRNRNECIMRLRRALEEYVVGGIDTTLPLHQRIARHPDFVDGVYDIRWLEALVANRG; translated from the coding sequence ATGTTCGAGAAGGTGCTGATCGCCAATCGCGGCGAAATCGCATTGCGCGTCCATCGCGCCTGCCAGGAGATGGGCATCCGCACCGTTGCGGTCCATTCCACCGCCGATGCCGATGCCATGCATGTCCGTCTCGCCGACGAGAGCGTGTGCATCGGCCCGGCCCCCGCGCGCAATTCCTATCTGAACATCCCGGCGATCATCGCCGCCGCCGAGATCACCGGCGCCGAGGCGGTTCATCCGGGTTACGGCTTCCTGTCCGAGAACGCCCAGTTCGCCGAGATCGTCGAGGCACATGGCCTGACCTTCATCGGCCCCACCCCGGAACACATCCGGCTGATGGGCGACAAGATCGAGGCCAAGCGCGCCGCGAAAGAGCTGGGCCTGCCGCTGGTGCCCGGCACCGACGGGCCGGTGACCGACGAGGCCGAGGCGATGAAGATCGCCCGCGAGATCGGTTTTCCGGTGCTGGTCAAGGCCGCCGCCGGCGGCGGTGGCCGCGGCATGAAGGTGGCCGAAAGCGCCGAGGGCCTGCGCGAGGCGCTGCAGACCGCCCGCGCCGAAGCCAAGGCCGCCTTCGGATCGGATGCGGTCTATCTTGAGAAGTATCTCGCCAATCCGCGCCATATCGAGATCCAGATCCTCTGCGACACCTTCGGGACCGTGGTGCATCTGGGCGAGCGCGACTGCTCTCTGCAGCGCCGCCATCAGAAGGTGCTGGAAGAGGCGCCCTCGCCGGCGATCGATGCGGCAGACCGCGCCCGCATGGGCGAGATCGTCGCCAATGCCATGCGCAAGCTGGGCTATCGCGGCGTCGGCACGGTGGAGTTCCTCTACGAGAACGGCGAGTTCTACTTCATCGAGATGAACACCCGCCTGCAGGTGGAGCATCCGATCACCGAGGCGATCACCGGCATCGACCTGGTCCGCGAGCAGATCCGGGTGGCCGCCGGCCAGCCGCTGGGCTTCACCCAGGAAGACGTGCGCATTCAGGGCCACGCCATCGAGTGCCGGATCAACGCCGAGAACTCCGAGACCTTCGCCCCCTCGCCGGGGCTGGTCGACACCTATCACGCCCCCGGCGGGCTGGGTGTGCGCGTGGACAGCGGCCTCTATCAGGGCTATCGTATCCCGCCCTATTACGACAGCCTGATCGCCAAGCTGGTGGTCCATGGCCGCAACCGCAACGAGTGCATCATGCGGCTGCGCCGGGCGCTGGAGGAATATGTCGTGGGCGGCATCGACACCACCCTGCCCCTGCATCAGCGTATCGCCCGCCATCCGGATTTCGTCGACGGCGTCTACGACATCCGCTGGCTGGAGGCCCTGGTCGCCAATCGCGGCTGA
- a CDS encoding DSD1 family PLP-dependent enzyme: MAGLSPDLQTPCLVVDEAKMTANLDRMARRIAGLGVGFRPHLKTAKSVEIARRMLPDTGGPATVSTLREAEVFAAAGVRDILYAVGITPAKLGRVQALRARGCDLAVILDSVEQAQAIVAAGAGPIPALIEIDCDGKRAGLAPDAAEIIDIGRILQEGGAELRGVMTHAGGSYDVSGHEAHAAFAERERQAVVTAADRLRAAGLPCPVVSVGSTPTALAARDLAGVTELRAGVYVFFDLVMAGIGVCAVDEIALSVATTVIGHRPDRGWTLVDAGWMALSRDRGTAGQAIDQGYGLVADATGRVIPDLIVTGANQEHGILALRPGSTATPPDLPVGTVLRILPNHACATAAQFDAYHVIPADTGAAPAIWPRFGGW, from the coding sequence ATGGCCGGTCTCTCCCCTGATCTGCAGACCCCCTGCCTTGTGGTCGACGAGGCGAAGATGACCGCGAATCTCGACCGGATGGCCCGGCGGATCGCCGGGCTCGGCGTGGGCTTCAGGCCGCATCTGAAGACCGCCAAATCGGTGGAGATCGCCCGGCGGATGCTGCCCGACACAGGCGGACCGGCCACCGTCTCCACCCTTCGCGAGGCCGAGGTCTTCGCGGCGGCGGGCGTGCGCGACATCCTTTATGCGGTCGGCATCACGCCCGCAAAGCTCGGCCGGGTGCAGGCGCTGAGGGCCCGAGGCTGCGATCTGGCGGTGATCCTGGATTCCGTGGAGCAGGCGCAGGCGATCGTGGCGGCCGGAGCCGGCCCGATCCCGGCGCTGATCGAAATCGACTGCGACGGCAAGCGCGCAGGGCTCGCCCCCGATGCCGCAGAGATCATCGACATCGGCCGGATCCTGCAGGAGGGCGGCGCGGAACTCCGCGGGGTGATGACCCATGCCGGCGGCAGCTACGACGTCTCGGGACATGAGGCCCATGCGGCCTTCGCCGAACGCGAGCGCCAGGCGGTGGTAACGGCGGCAGACCGGCTGCGCGCCGCCGGCCTGCCCTGCCCGGTGGTCAGCGTCGGCTCCACCCCCACGGCGCTCGCCGCCCGTGATCTTGCGGGCGTGACCGAGCTCCGCGCCGGGGTCTATGTCTTCTTCGACCTGGTGATGGCGGGCATCGGCGTCTGCGCGGTGGACGAGATCGCGCTCTCGGTCGCCACCACCGTGATCGGCCACCGCCCCGACCGGGGCTGGACCCTGGTCGATGCCGGCTGGATGGCGCTGTCGCGCGATCGCGGCACGGCCGGCCAGGCGATCGATCAGGGCTATGGGCTGGTGGCGGATGCCACGGGCCGCGTGATCCCGGATCTGATCGTCACCGGCGCCAATCAGGAACACGGCATCCTGGCCCTGCGCCCGGGCAGCACGGCCACGCCGCCGGACCTGCCGGTCGGCACGGTGCTGCGCATCCTGCCCAACCATGCCTGCGCCACCGCCGCACAATTCGACGCTTATCATGTCATCCCGGCGGATACTGGCGCCGCCCCGGCGATCTGGCCGCGTTTCGGCGGCTGGTGA
- a CDS encoding glycoside hydrolase family 55 protein: protein MPIFTACLICVTDFGAVGDDVTDDTAAIQAAMDHAASLPTGGSVLFPAGYYRISAPLIQDSRVFLTSGGGLWDVVIRPTTGFTGSALIKTRGFDTYNAGDYSIVRDTGIPYGYGVWGLALDGMQAVSRCYEGYGKFRYMKITCTDAVDDCFFHACGKSTGIETTPVDGVMRDLWEGVLDIDTARSGRYGVHFMGPHDAHIIRSVNVLHGDWHFFIDYDDNRDGGCRIGRVHTYGGSGGGVRFRSSVQGDHVIAENGVLIEGYTETLLNIIQTRNSSSPACVQIAGPCDIGMIRANCNMGDVYPAANGVEVSASRVKIGQMRVLGASGGGAGTGLAIASTASDFWVGKADIRAFGAVGGKGLSIDGADNVRINGRISSCETNASFAPAGDDCHVELDSYVVTGQQHYSGSLGARSKLLINGFGASFLAKEAVASGTISTAATGPVVGYVTFPRPLSYTPGPSQVNVMLTTRSDNAVTARVERIAAISATSVQVVFTVTNAVAGSTYDYELRVAP from the coding sequence ATGCCGATCTTTACCGCCTGCCTTATCTGCGTGACGGATTTCGGGGCCGTCGGCGACGACGTGACCGACGACACCGCCGCCATCCAGGCCGCCATGGACCATGCCGCCAGCCTGCCCACCGGCGGCTCGGTGCTGTTTCCGGCCGGCTATTACCGCATTTCGGCGCCGCTCATTCAGGACAGCCGGGTCTTCCTGACCTCGGGCGGCGGCCTGTGGGACGTGGTGATCCGCCCCACCACCGGCTTCACCGGCTCGGCGCTGATCAAGACCCGCGGCTTCGACACCTACAATGCCGGCGACTATTCCATCGTTCGCGACACCGGCATTCCCTATGGCTACGGCGTCTGGGGCCTGGCGCTGGACGGCATGCAGGCCGTCAGCCGCTGCTATGAAGGCTACGGCAAGTTCCGGTACATGAAGATCACCTGTACCGATGCCGTCGACGACTGCTTCTTCCATGCCTGCGGCAAAAGCACGGGCATCGAGACCACGCCGGTCGACGGGGTGATGCGCGACCTCTGGGAAGGCGTGCTCGACATCGACACCGCCCGCAGCGGCCGCTATGGCGTGCACTTCATGGGCCCCCACGACGCCCATATCATCCGCTCGGTGAACGTGCTGCATGGCGACTGGCACTTCTTCATCGACTATGACGACAACCGTGACGGCGGCTGCCGCATCGGCCGCGTGCACACCTATGGCGGCAGCGGGGGCGGCGTCCGCTTCAGGTCTTCGGTTCAGGGCGATCACGTGATCGCCGAGAACGGCGTCCTGATCGAGGGCTATACCGAAACCCTGCTCAACATCATCCAGACCCGCAACTCGTCCTCGCCCGCCTGCGTGCAGATCGCCGGCCCCTGCGACATCGGCATGATCCGCGCCAACTGCAATATGGGCGACGTCTATCCGGCGGCGAATGGTGTGGAGGTTTCGGCCTCGCGGGTGAAGATCGGCCAGATGCGCGTTCTCGGCGCCAGCGGCGGCGGGGCCGGCACCGGCCTGGCGATCGCCAGCACCGCTTCGGACTTCTGGGTCGGCAAGGCCGATATCCGCGCCTTCGGCGCCGTCGGCGGCAAGGGTCTGTCGATCGACGGTGCGGACAATGTCCGGATCAACGGGCGCATCTCGTCGTGTGAGACCAACGCCTCGTTCGCCCCGGCCGGCGATGACTGCCATGTGGAGCTGGACAGTTATGTCGTGACCGGCCAGCAGCACTATTCCGGCAGCCTCGGCGCCCGCTCGAAACTGCTGATCAACGGTTTCGGCGCCAGCTTCCTTGCCAAGGAGGCCGTTGCCTCCGGCACGATCTCCACCGCCGCGACCGGTCCGGTGGTCGGCTACGTGACCTTCCCGCGGCCGCTCAGCTACACGCCCGGCCCGTCGCAGGTGAATGTCATGCTCACCACACGCTCGGACAATGCGGTGACTGCCCGTGTCGAGCGTATCGCCGCCATCTCCGCCACCAGCGTTCAGGTCGTCTTCACGGTGACCAATGCGGTTGCAGGGTCCACCTATGATTATGAACTGCGGGTCGCACCCTGA
- a CDS encoding YcjX family protein, with translation MSASPFDRLGLEARRLARRLTPEALAEEAASLLDRPLRLGVTGLARSGKTVFTTAVARALLFPDRLPFLQARADGRLIGAELRRPGDPEIPRFAYETHLARLAGSDGEAPGWPASTRMLSQLRMGLRWKPAGLVDRRIRPVRELTLDIIDYPGEWLLDLALIERSFADWSAEALAMLRQGRRAELARPFLARLEMLDPAAPADDVTLAELGQGWSAHLIACRAAGLAVSRLGPGRFLVPGDLEGAPVLAFSPLPEPKGRAPSGSLYAVAAERFDQYRKRIVGRFFREHFARLDRQVVLVDLPGALSAGADAVDDLKLALTESLGAFRYGRGHGMIGRLLSGVRIDRVLFAATKADQVPAAQHARLDALMQSLVADAARAIRFEGAETRTLAIAAVKAAESVFAEHDGRNLACVRGRIAGRERPSVVYPGELPADPAEALARAAEGGFDFPPFLPPEGLVRDGHGMAHIRLDQALDHLIGDRLG, from the coding sequence TTGTCCGCCTCTCCCTTCGATCGCCTGGGCCTGGAAGCCCGCCGTCTTGCCCGCCGCCTCACCCCCGAGGCGCTGGCAGAAGAGGCGGCGTCTCTGCTCGACCGGCCGCTCCGGCTGGGGGTGACCGGTCTTGCCCGGTCGGGCAAGACCGTGTTCACCACCGCGGTTGCCCGCGCCCTGCTCTTCCCCGACCGCCTGCCCTTTCTGCAGGCCCGCGCCGACGGCCGGCTGATCGGCGCCGAGCTGCGCCGGCCCGGCGATCCCGAGATCCCGCGTTTCGCCTATGAAACCCATCTGGCGCGCCTGGCCGGCAGCGATGGCGAGGCGCCGGGCTGGCCCGCCTCCACCCGCATGCTCTCGCAATTGCGCATGGGGCTGCGCTGGAAACCGGCCGGTCTGGTCGACCGGCGGATCCGGCCGGTGCGCGAGCTGACGCTCGACATCATCGACTATCCGGGCGAATGGCTGCTGGACCTGGCCCTCATCGAGCGCAGCTTCGCCGACTGGTCGGCCGAGGCGCTGGCCATGCTGCGCCAGGGCAGGCGGGCAGAGCTGGCCCGCCCCTTCCTCGCCCGGCTGGAAATGCTGGATCCGGCCGCCCCGGCCGATGACGTCACCCTCGCCGAGCTGGGGCAGGGCTGGAGCGCGCATCTGATCGCCTGCCGCGCAGCGGGGCTTGCGGTCTCGCGCCTCGGCCCCGGCCGTTTTCTGGTGCCGGGCGATCTGGAAGGCGCGCCGGTGCTGGCCTTCTCCCCCCTGCCGGAGCCCAAGGGGCGCGCACCCTCGGGCAGTTTGTATGCCGTGGCGGCGGAGCGTTTCGACCAGTATCGCAAGCGCATCGTCGGCCGCTTCTTCCGCGAACATTTCGCCCGGCTGGACCGCCAGGTGGTGCTGGTCGACCTGCCCGGCGCGCTCAGCGCCGGGGCCGACGCCGTGGACGATCTGAAGCTCGCCCTGACCGAAAGCCTGGGCGCCTTCCGCTATGGCCGCGGCCACGGCATGATCGGCCGGCTGCTGTCGGGGGTGCGCATCGACCGGGTGCTGTTCGCCGCCACCAAGGCCGACCAGGTGCCCGCCGCCCAGCATGCGCGGCTGGATGCGCTGATGCAGTCGCTGGTGGCCGATGCCGCCCGCGCGATCCGCTTCGAAGGCGCCGAGACCCGCACGCTGGCCATCGCCGCGGTCAAGGCGGCGGAAAGCGTGTTCGCCGAGCATGACGGCCGCAATCTCGCCTGCGTGCGCGGCCGCATCGCCGGCCGCGAGCGGCCATCGGTGGTCTATCCGGGCGAACTGCCGGCCGATCCGGCCGAGGCGCTGGCCCGCGCGGCCGAAGGCGGTTTCGACTTCCCGCCCTTCCTGCCGCCCGAGGGCCTGGTCCGCGACGGCCACGGCATGGCCCATATCCGCCTGGATCAGGCACTGGATCATCTGATCGGAGACCGGCTCGGATGA
- a CDS encoding TIGR01620 family protein yields MTDRPRVFDEPATTPPRPTATGRPGTARPMELPDTAALTARPAEEETLPVALAGRGLMPDLAPGAAMRRTGRRLLWGGLGGLAVALIGFETWDLATRAFAHADWLGWMVTGLGVATLGGLGILGGAEIAALRRLARVDGLRDEAGRLAAPAAVHDPAAAANAAALAARVAALYETRPGLAAARADFTAQLTDAHDAAEALALTERLLLAPIDAEARRLVLLAARDTALATAASPAALLDAAVVLWRNARLVREVAALYGVRPGRIASLRIVRRSLGAAAVAGIGEAGQDTAVDALGGGLAAAVSARLGQGVVNGLVAARIGLGAMEACRPLPFRAVKRPRTTDLRRDMLRMLAGS; encoded by the coding sequence ATGACCGACCGCCCGCGTGTTTTCGACGAACCGGCCACGACGCCGCCCCGCCCGACCGCAACCGGCCGGCCCGGGACGGCACGCCCCATGGAACTGCCGGACACGGCCGCCCTGACCGCACGGCCGGCGGAGGAAGAGACGCTGCCCGTCGCCCTGGCCGGTCGCGGGCTGATGCCGGATCTGGCGCCTGGGGCCGCGATGCGCCGCACCGGCCGCCGGCTGCTCTGGGGCGGGCTCGGCGGCCTGGCGGTGGCCCTGATCGGCTTCGAGACCTGGGACCTCGCCACCCGCGCCTTCGCCCATGCCGACTGGCTGGGCTGGATGGTCACCGGGCTGGGCGTCGCCACACTCGGCGGGCTCGGCATTCTGGGCGGCGCCGAAATCGCGGCGCTCCGGCGGCTCGCCCGGGTCGACGGGCTGCGGGACGAGGCCGGGCGACTGGCGGCACCGGCAGCCGTCCACGACCCGGCCGCGGCAGCCAACGCCGCCGCACTCGCTGCACGGGTGGCCGCGCTCTACGAGACGCGGCCCGGCCTCGCCGCCGCCCGGGCGGATTTCACCGCCCAGCTGACCGATGCCCATGATGCCGCCGAGGCGCTGGCCCTGACCGAACGCCTGCTGCTGGCCCCGATCGATGCCGAGGCGCGCCGGCTGGTGCTGCTTGCCGCCCGCGACACGGCGCTGGCAACCGCCGCCAGCCCGGCCGCCCTGCTGGATGCCGCGGTGGTGCTGTGGCGCAATGCCCGGCTGGTGCGCGAGGTGGCGGCGCTCTACGGCGTGCGCCCGGGGCGGATCGCCAGCCTGAGGATCGTGCGCCGCAGCCTGGGGGCGGCCGCGGTCGCGGGCATTGGCGAGGCCGGCCAGGATACCGCCGTCGACGCGCTGGGCGGCGGGCTCGCCGCCGCGGTTTCCGCCCGGCTGGGCCAGGGCGTGGTCAACGGCCTGGTCGCCGCCCGCATCGGGCTGGGCGCCATGGAAGCCTGCCGCCCCCTGCCCTTCCGGGCGGTGAAGCGGCCGCGCACCACCGATCTGCGCCGCGACATGCTGCGGATGCTGGCGGGCAGCTGA
- the aat gene encoding leucyl/phenylalanyl-tRNA--protein transferase, translating into MHLTPDLLLRAYVCGIFPMAESGDTPELYWVDPDRRGVLPLDGFHLPRKLRKTIRRAPFTVTIDADFDGVMRGCAAPAPGRDRTWINGEILALYTELHRMGHAHSIEIREGDELVGGLYGVSLGAAFFGESMFSRRTDASKVALVHLVARLKRGGYRLLDTQFVTDHLTRFGAIEIPRGVYQDRLRNALGIRASFIPEPFGFGPGTPDQVLAAIDGPVAQPRRRRPRDPLDDADAVVVEV; encoded by the coding sequence ATGCATCTGACGCCCGACCTGCTGCTGCGCGCCTATGTCTGCGGCATCTTCCCGATGGCCGAGTCGGGCGACACTCCCGAACTCTACTGGGTCGACCCCGACCGGCGCGGGGTGCTGCCGCTGGACGGCTTCCACCTGCCGCGCAAGCTGCGCAAGACCATCCGCCGCGCGCCCTTCACCGTGACGATCGATGCCGATTTCGACGGCGTGATGCGCGGCTGTGCCGCCCCCGCCCCCGGCCGCGACCGGACCTGGATCAATGGCGAGATTCTGGCGCTTTATACCGAACTGCACCGGATGGGCCATGCCCACAGCATCGAGATCCGGGAGGGGGACGAGCTGGTGGGCGGGCTTTACGGCGTGTCGCTGGGGGCGGCCTTCTTCGGCGAGAGCATGTTCAGCCGGCGCACCGATGCCAGCAAGGTGGCGCTGGTCCATCTGGTCGCCCGGCTGAAGCGCGGCGGCTACCGCCTGCTCGACACCCAGTTCGTCACCGACCACCTGACCCGTTTCGGCGCGATCGAGATCCCGCGCGGCGTCTATCAGGACCGGCTGCGCAACGCGCTGGGCATCAGGGCGAGCTTCATCCCCGAGCCTTTCGGCTTCGGCCCGGGCACGCCCGATCAGGTGCTGGCGGCGATCGACGGGCCGGTGGCACAGCCCCGACGCCGGCGGCCGCGCGATCCGCTGGACGATGCCGATGCGGTGGTGGTGGAGGTCTGA
- a CDS encoding DUF2155 domain-containing protein — translation MIRMRSLATAAFGALLLASGPAAAQQQTGGTGGIPGKVAIFNGLNKVTARISRIVAPIGQPVEFGSLVITVRYCESAPPEQAPEARVFLEVQQTTASAPTERIFDGWMFASSPGLNALDNPIYDIWPTSCVDEAPKETEAGAEKPAG, via the coding sequence ATGATCAGGATGCGCAGCCTTGCAACCGCGGCCTTCGGCGCCCTGCTTCTGGCCTCGGGCCCTGCCGCCGCGCAGCAGCAGACGGGCGGAACCGGCGGCATCCCGGGCAAGGTTGCGATCTTCAACGGCCTGAACAAGGTCACGGCGCGGATCAGCCGCATCGTGGCGCCGATCGGCCAGCCGGTCGAATTCGGCTCGCTGGTGATCACCGTGCGCTATTGCGAAAGCGCGCCGCCGGAACAGGCCCCCGAAGCCCGGGTCTTCCTGGAAGTGCAGCAGACCACGGCCTCGGCACCCACCGAGCGGATCTTCGACGGCTGGATGTTCGCCTCCTCGCCGGGGCTGAACGCGCTCGACAATCCGATCTACGACATCTGGCCGACCTCCTGCGTCGACGAGGCGCCGAAAGAGACGGAAGCGGGGGCCGAAAAGCCCGCGGGTTGA